The Litoribacterium kuwaitense region CAATATTCGCAAGCGGGCAAGCTTGCTGCTGCGCATGAAGGCGGGGGAAGAAACGGAGAACGGACCGCACCAAATGAAGGAAACGTTTCAGCAAATGCTGAGAGACATTGAAAAAACGGATACATTTTGCGCCTACCAGAAAAAAGAGTGGAAATTTCACCGCTTTCGCCGCGGACAGGTGCGCGATTTTCATTACGAGCAAAAGCTGCTCGAGTTATTGCGCCAGTTTTCCTATCATTTAGGCCATATGATTTATTTAGCCGATCAAATGGACGACGAGAATGACACAATGTCGCTTGAGCGAAAAATGATGAAGGCGCTTGCCGATGAGCTCGATGATAAACCTCTCGGAAACGAAGCCCAGCAGTTGCAGATTATTCAAGAGCTGGCGACGCATTTCAAAGAGCAGACGCGAGGGATGAACGTCGCAGACGGCTATGGACCGGGGGAAGTCTTTTTTTCTCCGCAAACGTCGTATGCTTATGAATTGCTGTCGATGGTCGATTTAATGGAAGAGATTCAATATATCGAACGGCGCTGGCGGCGTACGCGCCCGAAAAAACACGCTAAGGTGTATGAAACAGGGACGCTGAAGGAATAGAAGCAGCCGGGAGGAGTGCAGTCGTTGTAGGGAAAACAAAAAAATGCTCAAACCACCGTAAGCGGAGGGCTTGAGCATCGTCATGTCATTAGCGGGCAATAAACATCGGCATATCTTCTATTCCAGCCATACGGGCATACGTGAAGAGCTGTCCTTTATGATGAATTTCATGATCTAACGAAGTCGTCAAGTAGACACTGCCTGGCGCTTCCATGATCGGACTTGAAATCATGCTGTTGACCTGTTCTTCTGTTAACGCTTCAAGGTCATTTTTTGTTTTTTCCGTCGCATCGCGAACAATTTTTCGCACATCATCCATCGTTTGAAAATCGTCTTGGATGGTCGGTTCGGCGAATGTACCTTGCTTAACGGACTCAACAAACATATCAGTCGATTGAACGATGTGCACGACGAGATGACCGAGTGACATCGCTCCATTCCACGGCTCATAAACCGTGTGTTCATTGTCAACCTTATCAATCAAGTTAACGAGCGCATTACGGTGACTTAGCCAATGATTTAAGTATGATGCGGTGTTCATCATCAAAAACCTCCATTCTATACTCCATCCCCTCTACTGTACTTTTGTTTACGAGAGAGTGCAAATCATCTGTTTTGCGTAAGTGTGATGGCTTGTTTCATTTGACAGCTTTAGCAGAAGACGTCAAAATTAATAGTATAATTTAGAATATTGGGCATGTTGCGTGCCTTTTTGCAAAGCGACGAGCAGTTTTATTTTAAGAAAACGCTCATGGGTGAGCGGAGAAAAAAAGAGATAGGTG contains the following coding sequences:
- a CDS encoding aromatic acid exporter family protein; the encoded protein is MKPKKWYQFAGGRLLKTGLAVLLTALICDWIGWPPMFAVITAIVTIEPTASDSIQKALVRFPASVLGAGYAMICGFIFHEHPLAYALTAMATIYTCYKLKLYSGTLVATLTGVAMVSTVHDDYLFSFFIRMGTTGIGLIVSSLVNVFVMPPDYGVPIWQQLINIRKRASLLLRMKAGEETENGPHQMKETFQQMLRDIEKTDTFCAYQKKEWKFHRFRRGQVRDFHYEQKLLELLRQFSYHLGHMIYLADQMDDENDTMSLERKMMKALADELDDKPLGNEAQQLQIIQELATHFKEQTRGMNVADGYGPGEVFFSPQTSYAYELLSMVDLMEEIQYIERRWRRTRPKKHAKVYETGTLKE
- a CDS encoding DinB family protein, yielding MNTASYLNHWLSHRNALVNLIDKVDNEHTVYEPWNGAMSLGHLVVHIVQSTDMFVESVKQGTFAEPTIQDDFQTMDDVRKIVRDATEKTKNDLEALTEEQVNSMISSPIMEAPGSVYLTTSLDHEIHHKGQLFTYARMAGIEDMPMFIAR